Below is a genomic region from Panthera tigris isolate Pti1 chromosome E1, P.tigris_Pti1_mat1.1, whole genome shotgun sequence.
AACGTAGGTGAACGTCTGACCCTAGTGGTCATGGGGGAAAGGCAACTTCGTAGTCCAGTGAAGTTCTGCTTCacagcctttaaaaataaggtttttttaatgcttattttgtatttgagagagaaagagacagcacgagcaggggaggggaggggcagagagagagggaggcagagaacccgaggcaggctccaggctccgagctgtcagcgcagagcccgacgccgggctcgaactcacgaaccgtgagatcgtgacctgagccgaagtcggacgctcaaccgactgagccccccaggcgccagCACAGCCTTTTATTGGCAAAAACTTGGAGGTCTGGCCGCACCAAGGGGCCACGGGCACTCCCTTGCACGCCGCACAGCGGCAATGGGAGAGTGAATCCGGATGATCCCTCTGGGCCAACGGGTGACCCCGATCGGCAGAGTTGGCAGAGTGGGTGCCATAGAGCCCGGTCATCTGGCAGAAGCTGCGGAGAGGCCCTCCCACACGCGTACCAGAATGTTCAAAGCCCTCCACCCAACATATGGAAAAACGTGGGTGACTGTCAGCAGAGAAGGATAGTGTGTGGGGTGCTGCCCGGCGGTGAAGGTGCCTGAGTTAGAGCTAAGCGTGTCACTGCGGTGAAATCCCCCAGTCACAAAGGGATGCAAAAGGTCTGGTGCCTTCGGTATTAAAGATAAAGGCCACGCAAGACCACGGTAGACGACGTCGTCTGGGTGTTTCTCGTATGAATACATTTCTAAAGAAATGCACGAATACCTCTGAGGGAGGGTGTCCTTGGGAAGAAGTTTTAACTgccttgtattttccttttttaagctgGGTGGAGGAGTCACAGGAAGTTTTAAGTCTACTTCTTTGCATGTTTGAACTGTTTAATACGATTTTTTAAAGGATCTAACGGCATCTAGTAGGTGCTTGGTAAATATTGGTATCAATGgtttgtagtttttgtttcttttctttacttttctcttttctcttttgttttttccttccttttttgctttaagtttatgtattttggggcacctgggtggctcagttggttaagcatcagacttcggcttgagtcatgatctcacggcttgtgagtttgagctccatttTGGGTGAGCATAagacctgcttctctctctctctccttctgtctctctctctctctctccctctttctctctctctccctctctctctctctccctccctctctccctctctgtctgccccctcgctcatgccctctctcaaaaaaaaaaatttaaaaaataaagtttaagaattttttgagagagacagacatcacaagcaggggaggggcagagagagagggggacagaggctccaaagcgGGCTCCcctctgacagcagagggcctgatgtggggctcgaactcatgagctgtgaaatcatgacctgagctgaagtcagatgcaggctcaaccaactgagccaccaggcttgTTTCTTCTTaagtgtttaaaaagcaaaagaagaagtCTGTATGGCATTTGGTGGCCCAAATCCGACACGACAGTCTGAGCTGATCCTTGACTGTTGAGATCAGGATTCTGTTCTTCGTATCGACACCATCTGCCTTCTCCCCCCGGTTAAGTGCCGACAGACAGTCCCCCTTTGGCATAAAGCTTCTGTAGCACGAGTCTGCCTCCTTTTCCTGCCAGTGACCCAGGCGTTCCTGCATCTCTGTCCAGGCCCCCGTCCTTCGAATGGTGGAAGGTGACACCATCTACGATTACTGCTGGTATTCGCTGATGTCTTCAACTGAGCCAGACACCTCCTAGTAAGTGATGTCCTTTGCCTCCCCTCCGCCTTCCCCTCTCAgcgtccctccccccacccataaGTTTCAAGGGGATCCTCTACGGAGAGCGAGCGAGGGACTGGCAGGGGGCTCGGGAGGAGGGAAGGCTGCTGTACCCTTCGATGCGGGCTGAGAGGGCCGGCCAGTtggcttcctccccttccttcgaCAGCACCGGGGCCTCAGTGTCCGTGTCTCTCTCAGCGTGGCCAGCAGCAGCCGGGAGAACCCCATTCACATCTGGGATGCGTTCACCGGACAGCTCCGGGCTTCCTTCCGTGCCTACAACCACCTGGTAGGGGCCTCCCCGCCCGTCCCAGGGCTCGTCCTCGCCCAGCTCCTTCCCGGGGGCCACCTGAGGCTGTTTGCACGGCTTTCCTGCCTTTAGGACGAGCTGACGGCAGCCCACTCGCTCTGCTTCTCCCCGGACGGCTCCCAGCTCTTCTGTGGCTTCAACAGGACCGTGCGTGTCTTTTCCACGGCCCGGCCTGGCCGTGACTGCGAGGTCCGAGCCACGTTTGGTGAGCATCTGTGCCtcccaggagaggaggaagggggaggacaCTGCCACGTGCAGAGGGGCCTCGTGTGAGCCGGGGGACCGGGCCCGTCACGTCGTCTTCAGTACAGCCCAGGGAGGCAGGTCATACTCGGggggcagaggagaaaacagattcaGGGAGGAGGCGAAACTCTCCCAAGGTCAACCTGGTTCACTCCTGAGCCCGTGCCCTGTCGGCCGTGTGCCTCTTGATCTCTAAAATCTTGGTCTCTCTGGGAAATCGGAAGTGAGGTGGATTTCATTTTCCTATAAGCCTTTAGGTTTCCATCCCTTCGAGGAGAAACAgatttgagaaggaagaaataagtcTTGAAAAAGAATTTAGGTCCTTTGCGGGGATAGAAGGATCTGGGGAGCATCAGGGATCGTTAGCCTGCTTGAGGCAGACGGGACAGGGGAGGCCCTGGTTCCCTGCACGTGGAACAAGAGACAGAGATGCACCCCTGATCAGCCCGGTTAATGTCCGGTGTCCTTGCCCCGTCCCCAACTTTGTTCCGTCCCTTTCTAGCAAAAAAGCAGGGCCAGAGTGGCATCATCTCCTGCATAGccttcagcccagcccagccgcTCTATGCCTGTGGCTCCTACGGCCGTTCCCTGGGTCTGTATGCCTGTGACGACGGCTCCCCTCTTGCCTTGCTGGGAGGACACCAAGGAGGCGTCACTCACCTTTGCTTTCACCCCGATGGCAACCGCTTCTTCTCAGGAGCCCGCAAGGTAGGGGTCACGTCCTGAGATCGCAAAGAGGGCGCACAGAAGGCAGCAGTGGGGATGCAGTCTGTGACGTGTTGGGGTCGGACGTGGGAAAAAACTAAGCCAAGCTAAGGGAGTGTCTGCAAACCTTGGGGACGGGGACGTCCCCAAGCGGGGGACGAGCGGGGACGTCTCGTGCGGGAGGGGGAATGGACTCCAGGCCCCTGGTCTGTGTCTTCAGGATGCTGAGCTTCTGTGCTGGGATCTCCGGCAGCCCGGTCATCCACTGTGGTCCCTGAGTCGAGAGGTGACCACCAATCAGCGCGTCTACTTCGATCTGGACCCGTGAGTGACCGAGTCCTTCCTGCCCAGCGTCCCAGTGCCCCCGGGATGTCAGAGCCCAGCCGTAGGTCCCAGCCCCTGGCCGTGAGGGGTTCCTGCCCCTGGGGGTGATGACTCCGTGTCAACAGGCTTCTCTTCTCCCCAGGACTGGGCAGTTCTTAGTGAGCGGAAGCACCAACGGGGTGGTGTCCGTGTGGGACACCAGTGGGGCCGGACGCGAGGGGAAGCCGGAGCCAGTGCTGAGTTTTCTGCCCCAGAAGGACTGCACCAACGGAGTGAGGTCGTCGGTTAATGCCACAGATCTTGGGGCTCGGGTTGGGGAGGGACGGGGGTGCCGAGGGAACAGGCATCCTCTCTCAGGATGCTGACAggccctgcctgtctctccctgcAGCCTGCACCCCAGCCTGCCATTGCTGGCCACCGCGTCGGGTCAGCGTGTGTTTCCGGAGCCCACGGACAGTGAGGACGAAGGGGAGCAGCGGGGGGACCTTCCTCTGCTTTCCATGCGCCACGTCCGCTTTGAAAGTCAGCTTCAGCTCTGGTGGTGTGGGGGGGGCCAGGACACCGGGGTCGCTGACGCTCACCGGGACgggcagggacagggagggacagaggaaggtggGGGCGAGTTGATATAAAAAGGTTTTATATGGTACCAGAGTCTTCGTGTCTTTGGGGGGAGGCAAATGCTGGGGATGGGGCCGGGTGGGGTACAGGTGGGCCCCCTTGTCCAGCAGCGGTGGGGGCTGGCGGCTCCTTCCCGACACCGACACCGGGGTTGAGAGGTGGGACTAGGCGGGAGCCAATGGGGCTGCGGGGCTCGGTGTGAAGTcaagggagtgggggtggggcttcaTGCCATTGACTGGCCAGTTGCTAGGCAACTCGGTAAACTGAAGGGGGGGGAACCTGTTTGAAATCTCGGTCCCAAGGTGGGGGCGGCAGGGGTCAGGGTGAGCGGTGGCTGAGCAGGAGTGGCAGGAGCGGTGTGTCAGACTGTTGGGTGTGACTGCGTGAGACTGTGCAGACGGTGACAGACAAGACACCCGCTCACTCGCGCTCGACACTGTTTACCACCATCCGGCAGCAGAGGGACCATTACTCAGctctgggggaaggggagcaggagCACCCGCCTCTCCCCTGGACTCCCCCAGGAGGCAGGCGACTGAGTGGCCAGAGTCAAGGACACATACGAAAGAGTAAAGGTGCCTCCCGAGAAACCACAGGCGTCACATTCCGTATTTCGGATACATGCGGGACAAGGGCGGGAGCCTTCCATTGGGCAGCTGTCCCTGGTCCCGCTTCTCCATCCATCCGCttggttgggggttgggggggggggagagtatgTTATTTCAGGCAGTgcctccgccccaccccctccctcgcCAGACACTGAGAAGGGGGCTCTGAAGAGACTGTCAGCGGGGGATCTGCTTTGGGACCTCACCATCAGAGGGAAGGGACTGGGGGCCTGTGACggcagaggggagaggaatgTCACCTCTGCCCAGAGATGCTGAAAGCGAGGGAGGGTTCTTACACCCAAAAAGGCaaaccctcctcccttcccccaggatAATTGGAAACAGCCCTTCCGGCTGAATGTGGGTTTGGGGAAAGGtactgccttccctcccccagccccgcttCTCCCCACAGCCGTCCAAGAAGGGCCCGAGTTTACCCCCTTAAACCCTCGCCTTCCACCCAATCCCAGGTAACAGGAGAGGGCCCAGGAGCccgggaccaaaaaaaaaaaaaacaaaaacaacgacCCCAGGAGGAGGAGTTGAGCGACCTGGGTTGGGTTTCCGCCTTTACCCCAGACTccccgtgtgaccttgggcaagtcacggggcctccccgagcctcagtttctctccccCCCTGCAATGGGGAGCCTgcggctctgcccctcccactcgaCACAGGTAGTCGCGACGGCCAACTCAGCCCACTTCGCAAAGTGCGGAGCCTTCAAGGTTATTACTATTCTCTCCAGACCCGCCGGGAGCCGCGGCGGCGCtccgggctgggggaggaggcggcggcTGCGGGAGCCACGGGGGCCGGGCTCCTCCGGGCGGCGAGGGCGAGGGCCTTTCTGGATCCGAGAGCGGAAGGTTCCAGCCGCTCGGGCGGCCCGGGGGCCGGCGGGGGAGAcgcggcggggggcggcggggacaaagggggggcggggggccgcgcgggcggccggggcggggcggcggggcgcggcggcggcggcggcggcggcggcggggcgggcgggaggTGCGCGAGGTGAGGGCGGCGTGGGGGGCGTGGGCTGCGGGCTCCGCCGCCCGCTCCGCCGCGCGCTCCAGCTCCGGCTTTTCCCTCCGccagcctctccccctccccgccactcCTTTAACTCCCCCCTCCTGGGCTCGGGACTGGTTTCCTCCCTTAGCCCGCTGCCCTCAATCCCGGCGAGGCTGGGGCTCCGGCTCGCGCCCCTCCCGCGCTCCCTCGTGCGGCGCCCCATGCCGCCCCCGCCCGGGCCCCGGCCGCCCCAGTCCCCCACTTAGGCCGGCGCTGCGATCCCGGGGCGCTGGAGCGTGGGCCGGGGGCGTAGGGCGCCTGCAGGCGGCCCCGGGAAGGGCTCTAGCGGGCTGAGCGCTCCGCGGCAGGGGCGCGGGCAGAGCAGGAAGCGGGTCCGCGTGGGAGCAGGGGGGCGGCCGCCACCGGGGTGGTCGGGGCCGGATCGCCGGGGCAGCCGAGGCAGGCACGGCAGGGGGTGAGCGACTTTGGGGGAGTtggtgccccgccccccccccaggccttGGCGGGGTCATGGGGGCCCCCCGTTCTGGGCCGGGGGGCGTGCGAGTCGGGGCCCTGCTGCTGCTCGGCGTTTTGGGGCTGGTGTCtgggctcagcctggagcctgtctacTGGAATTCGGCGAATAAGAGGTGAGTGGCCCCGGGCTGGGGAGACCCCCACACCCTtcgggcagggaggagggaagcttCGGGGGTTCGGGGTGGGGAGCTGACTTCTCTGAgctgggaggaggctggagggagggtgcCAGTGCTCTGATGCGAGCCGATGGGTAACGAGACAGAGGTGATCTTGGGAGCCAGACTCCTGGGTCGCCAACAGACACGGCTGGATGTGGGTGGTGATCACCATGTGTCGGGAGTTGGAAAGACCCCACAGGGGGCAAGGATCGCAAAGTTCACGGGTAGCCGCCGGGAGGGTAGTGGAGTGGTTATTTGGGTTTGTGAAAGACGCGTGTCCTGTCGGGGGCTGGGCTTGGAGGGAGCCTGGTTAATGTCAGCTCTCCGGAGAGCCGCGGAGTAGGTGCGGCTGAGCgcgctggggaaggggcagggtgcCTCCCTCCCCAGAAGGGACTCGGCCGCGGGAGGGAAGGGGGCTCAGTTTGGGGGCTCCGGGGGACAGCTCACCCAAGGCTTCTCGGCTCTGTCCACACCGTCTGTCCCCTAACTCTTGCCCACAGCCAGAGGGTCAGTGAGCCCTTGGCGGATCCAGTTCCCAAACCAGAAGATACTCCTGCCTTCCTGGcttggagacttttttttctggaagaagcCTGGAGCCCCCTAaagcctccttctttctcttgcaTCTGGAGTCCTGAGGACTCCTttgccacaccccccccccccatctgtgtTGCAAACTCTTCCATCAGACCCCTCTGTTCCTTGGCATGCTTGCTTTGCTCTGAAAAAAGGCCAGGGGTCACATGAAGCTTCTCATCACACAGGGTAAGACAGAACCCCTGGGAGGTCATCTAGGACCCTGGCCTCCATGCAGATCCCACTCCCGCTGGGCAAAAGAGTTCTGTGTTTTGAAaacttcctgcctccctggggaGCCTGTGTGAGGCCAAGGGAAGGGGGTCGGCTTCGGAGCCCATCGGATCCGAGGTCTTAATCCGAGCTCCGCTGCTTTccgctgtgtggccttgggccacttaacctttctgagtctgTAGTCTCCATCCTTACACCTTTTATGAGGATTAGAGGTAAGGTGTTTGAACGTATTACATGCTCATTAGAGGAGAACTAGAATTATCGGTTGTGTTCTcttgacttcccagcctcccctccctccctccctgctatGTCTCTTTGGGTATAATCTCAAATGTCTTTCCTCCGGCTCCTACCCACCAACTCCCAGCTGCAGTTTGAGTTATCAGGTGCAGCCTGAGGAAGTAAGTTAGGCTTATTCTGATAGGGTTGAGGAAAGGGGGGGTACGGTGTTCTGGGGGCTCTTTGGGATgttggcggggagggggtgggtcctTTGGGAGTCTGGGAAGATAATGAGCGGCGGTCCCCGGGGACCCAGCTCTGAGACCTCGTGGCCGTTAATGCACAGGGAGGGGTCACAGGCGTTGGCAAGTGGCAGTGCTGGGCCAGCGGATGGCTGGGTTGAGGGAGATGTGGGCTCTAGGCTGTGGTTAGAAAGGTCAACTCCCTGAATTCCACAGCAATAAGGCACTTTCCCTAGGAAGTCCGagacctggaggaggaggggtaaCTGAGCAGGGGGGGTGTCTGGGGCTCCTGGCCCCCAGACCGTGGTTCCCGTTAGCCTCACGTAGGGCCATGGCCAGGCCAGGCATTTAACTCCTGGCGCGTCCCCTGGCTGACTTGGGACGCTGGTCTGGATTCCCCTCCCCGGCCCACCCCTGGTGCCTCCCTTGCCCTGAGATCCCTCAAATTCAGTggtggcctgggggaggggaggctctgCCCCCATGGCCGTGCAATAGTGAAATCACCTGGGATGGGTGGGCTGTGTGGTTCCAGAGAGGCCAGCTCCTTGGTAACTGGCATCCTGTTGCCATGGCAACGGGGCTAGTGATGGAGGAGAGATGACAGTGTGCATGTGGTGAGGGCGGGCTGGAGAGTGCATTTGGGCACCGAGGGCCTAGAGACCTGTGAGCCTGGCCTCCCACCGCTTCCGAGCCCTGAGCGCCTGCCCCGTCGTCGGAACAGACTTTCCACTCAGACGAAGGCCGGAGGCCGGCCTGCCAGGGATGTGGCGTGAGGGAGGCAAAGCTCTGGGGGCGCCAGACCTTTAACACCTCTCCTTGTCCACCTCGCCCTCCTGAcagattccaggcagaggggggTTACGTGCTCTACCCTCAGATCGGGGACCGGCTTGACCTTCTCTGCCCCCGGGCCCGGCCTCCTGGCCCCCACTCCTCTCCTAATTACGAGTTCTACAAGTTGTACCTGGTAGGGGGTGCCCAGGGCCGGCGCTGCGAGGCGCCCCCTGCCCCAAACCTGCTTCTCACTTGTGACCGGCCGGACCTGGATCTCCGCTTCACCATCAAGTTCCAGGAGTACAGCCCTAACCTCTGGGGCCACGAGTTCCGCTCACACCACGATTACTACATCATTGGTACTGCTGGGCGGAGGGCGGGGTCCGCGGGGAGGctctcccccacccaaccccaagacggaggggcaggggaggagccgcCGAGAGAGACCCCTGATGCCCCCCCGGGGTGGTGTCAGGGCCAGGGAATGGGGACGGAAGACGGGCTCGACTCTGGAGTGCCAACTTCTCCGTCTGGCTCTTCTCTCCCAGCCACGTCGGATGGGACCCGGGAAGGCCTGGAGAGCTTGCAGGGAGGTGTATGCCTCACTCGGGGCATGAAGGTGCTTCTCCGAGTaggacagagtgagtggggggccCGGGGCGCACCTCCTAGGAGCCGAGGGAGGTTGGGGCAGCACCGTCAGGGCCCGGGGGCTGCTGTTTCAGCCCCCGCTGTCGGGTCTCCCCCATTTCCAGGCCCCCGAGGAGGGGCTGCCCCCAGAAAGCCTGTGTCTGAGATGCCCATGGAGAGAGACCGGgggcagctcacagcctggagcccgggAAGGAGAACATGCCAGGTAGGAACCGGGGGTCCAGTctcctgccttcccccccccaccccgccccaaccTCCTCTGCTCTCGGACCCCAGCTGCCCGCCTTCACCCTCTCCCTCCgccttcagtttttgttgttttttttttggggggggggtgatacaggaaacagaagaggggatgggagggtgggaggggagtggAAGCCGAGTGAGGAAAAGACTCAATTAGAAGTAATTACCCGAGCCAGTGTTTCAATCAGTGCAGTCAGAGAAGTGGGGGAAGGCTGCTTCGCGCCCAGCTGAAGGGCTGGACCCACCTGGATTCTGAGTGGGATTTCGGGGGGAAGGGGAGGCGGGGTCCCCAGGGGGCTCGGGCGCTGCCGGGGAAACCCACGGGGACCCCCGAGGCCGGGTGTCCGGAGGCCCAGGTGGCtccttcagcccctccccctctttcctccttcacCCCTTCCCTGCCAGGTGACCCCACCAGCAATGCAACCTCCCGGGGTGCTGaaggccccctgccccctcccagcatGCCCGCGGTGGCCGGGGCCGCGGGGGGGCTGGCGCTGCTGTTGCTGGgcgtggcaggggctgggggcgccATGTGTTGGCGGAGACGGCGGGCCAAGCCTTCGGAGAGTCGCCACCCTGGTCCCGGCTCCTTCGGGAGGGGAGGGTCTCTGGGCCTGGGGGGTGGCGCTGTGATGGGACCTCGGGAGGCCGAGCCTGGGGAGCTAGGGATAGCTCTACGGGGTGGAGGGGCTGCAGACCCCCCGTTCTGTCCCCACTATGAGAAGGTGAGTGGTGACTACGGGCACCCTGTGTACATCGTGCAGGATGGGCCCCCCCAGAGCCCTCCAAACATCTACTACAAGGTATGAGGGCTTCTCCTCCCCGGCTCTCCTGGATCCAGCCCTCCTCGGGTGCTCCTCCGGTTTAAGTCACGGTTGGAGGGCCACCTCTGGCATCTCCTCGGcccctctgcgccccccccccccccggccccagctTCTGTGCTCCTGGCTGTTGTCGCCCTCTTCTCCACTCTTAGGATTCCTTAAGACTCCTGCCCTCGGTTGGCCACGTGAGCCCCCTCTCCGTCTCTGTGCTCCTGGGTCCTCTTtccttggggagggggcagggactCAGCCTCCTCTCCTGACCGCCACCCGGCGATCCCTGTGCCCCTCACACGCCGAGAGCCAGGGGCGGGAACAGTCTGTCTTTTGTCGGCATCCCTTCCTTTCCGCCTCTCACTGGTTTTCTcttcttgtctcttctctctcttattctgtctctgtctctctctcttctgcctctagGTCTGTTCCCCTTCCCTAGCACCCCCCTCCCTACGCCTCCTCTTACCCTCCTGGCTTCTTTCCTCCGCCTCTCCCATCTCCCCCGGGTGGGGGTATGTAAGCGTTCGTGCCCTCGGCCCCCTCTTCTGACCTCTCTCACCGACCCTCCCCTCAGTCTGCCAAAAACGGGGGCCTTAATGGGGAAGGCTCTGGCACTCCACCCCAGCTCTCCGGGCGTGGGCAGCGgggcctccttctctgccctgccccgggCCCCCACGTAGGTCCTCCGGCCATGTTGGGGTGGTTGGGTCATGACAGCCGCCATGAGAAGAAGTGTCCTGTTTTGTCAGTGGCCCATAGCAAGATGCGAACCGGTCGGGGCACGGCGTGGCTTTGGTCTGACGCCGAGCGGGCCACTGGGGACAGGAAGCGACTTGCTCCAGACGGGCAGTGGCAGAAGCAGTGCGGCAGAAGCCGGAAGTGCCTTCGTCTGAAATAGGAAGTGGTCCGGCTGGAACTCCAAGTGGCTTAGTCtgggggggggcaagggggaggCGGCTGGTTCTTactctgtgggggggggggcgggcaggaagAACTTCCTGTTTGAGGAGGaagctggaactcacggactgtgagaagGTAGGGTGGACTGAGAAGGATCTTGCTTCCCCGGatctcccttccctgttctctgcgCTGCTTTTGGGACAGCGAAAGCGACTGCCATCAGCTGTGGTGGGCCCAACTTGTCatgttcttcttccctttccctaccCCGGTATAATCTCTGTCAATCAACGGGACTGTCCCAAGAACCCACGTGTTGTCCCCAGTAACCCGGAGGGCTGTCTTGTTCAGCACACCCTCTTACCTTCTAGTCCTTTCCGACTCCACGCGGCTCCCTTCTTAGTGACCAAAATGGTGGCCTACTGACCGGTCTAGCTGACCGTGGTACCTAGCAACCGTTTCCGTAGTGGCCAGCTTGTACCTCTTCCTGCCCTCTAGTGCaccgtgggcctcagtttccccccagCTCAGTCTCATGAGACCAGAGCTGCCCTTGGGCACCGAGTCGGCCACCTTCATCACCAGCCAAGACGGTTATTTTGTCCACCAGAGGTCACGTCACCTCGCTGGTGCGGTAGCTCCCAGCTCCTTCCTGATTTTTCTGATCCGCTCCTTCCAGAGAACAGGAAGTTGATATTGCCATGGGGGAGGTGGCGGGGCATGGCCGTCACCTCGATAGTTTTACTGTAAAAGGGAAATTtgaacaacaaaaaccaaaaaaagaaaaaaaaaagaataaaaaagaataaaaaacttcAAAAGTTGACAAGAAGGCTGGAGAGTGACTGGGGGTGAGTTGGAACAGAACTGGTAGCGGGcggcggggtgggaggggcgcTTTCCAGCTGAGCTGGATCTCATGAAGCCAAGGGGAAGGGTAGGGAGACAGCTGGGTcggaggggggaggtgggcagtACGTGGGGAAGGGGTGATGGGCTGGGTGAGAAGGccgaggcaggggagggagagatggccGATACATCCGATGGGGATGCACGTGGACACGCGTTCACACGTGTCTGTTGCTAAACCAAAGCACCAGAGACGAGGCAAGTGGCGGTCAGAGACAAAGTGGACCAAACACGTTCGCAGGTTCAGGTCTCCCCGCCTACCCTCCCCGCCCAAGGCACCTGTGACTTGGGGAGTTTTGCCGTTGGGGACCAGTGTGGGGAGAAGCGCCGTGTGAGTACCCGCAAGACGCAGGGACCCGGGCGTCAcgctgcccgcccccctccccggctccctgCGTACCCATCACCCGGGCTCTTCTCCCCCCCCAAAAACCCTGGTGCCCAGCCCCCTAGACTCAGCCCCATTCTCCGACCACAAAAGCAGCCTGTCAGGAGCATGGCTGGAGCCGGTCGGCAGGGGTCACAACCTCTgccccgcccgcccctcccctgaCTTTAGGTGCCCTCCCGCTGTCTCCCATCTGCCTGGAGGTCAAGGGGTCCTCCTGCCCGGCTCTGTCCAACGggacccctgcccctcctcctgtttGAGCAGGATGCCTGGGTCCTGAGAGGCGCAGGTGCTCTGGGAGGGGAGTCGAAAACTGAGGCCAGGTGCTGGGCTGTCTGGAATTCACTCCTGTCTTCTGAGCCCCGCACTGGAGAAGCCCGAGGTGGGGAGGCTCGAGGGGGGTGGAAAGGCTGGTCCCTGCCCCTTAGTGGGGGTTGGTGGTCATGGCAACATCCCCTTCTCCACACAATGGGAAGCCCCCCTCAGCCTCCCGCGTGGATGGAGCCGACAGCCCC
It encodes:
- the WRAP53 gene encoding telomerase Cajal body protein 1 produces the protein MNAPEAPVLAPDPDPAPAPARLSPQASLTDKDPDPEPIPPPADGDEPPRLSPDPKAGSAGSQETGEGGSASISAPPETGFGTPREPSPPVEEPELSEDVSPPAEETDRPELGPGEPTAGVSEEAPPADEGFSPWSYSFSQLPRFLSGSWSEFSTQPENFLKGCKWAPDGSCILTNSADNILRIYNLPPELYNEGEQLEYAEMAPVLRMVEGDTIYDYCWYSLMSSTEPDTSYVASSSRENPIHIWDAFTGQLRASFRAYNHLDELTAAHSLCFSPDGSQLFCGFNRTVRVFSTARPGRDCEVRATFAKKQGQSGIISCIAFSPAQPLYACGSYGRSLGLYACDDGSPLALLGGHQGGVTHLCFHPDGNRFFSGARKDAELLCWDLRQPGHPLWSLSREVTTNQRVYFDLDPTGQFLVSGSTNGVVSVWDTSGAGREGKPEPVLSFLPQKDCTNGVSLHPSLPLLATASGQRVFPEPTDSEDEGEQRGDLPLLSMRHVRFESQLQLWWCGGGQDTGVADAHRDGQGQGGTEEGGGELI
- the EFNB3 gene encoding LOW QUALITY PROTEIN: ephrin-B3 (The sequence of the model RefSeq protein was modified relative to this genomic sequence to represent the inferred CDS: inserted 1 base in 1 codon) codes for the protein MGAPRSGPGGVRVGALLLLGVLGLVSGLSLEPVYWNSANKRFQAEGGYVLYPQIGDRLDLLCPRARPPGPHSSPNYEFYKLYLVGGAQGRRCEAPPAPNLLLTCDRPDLDLRFTIKFQEYSPNLWGHEFRSHHDYYIIATSDGTREGLESLQGGVCLTRGMKVLLRVGQSPRGGAAPRKPVSEMPMERDRGXAHSLEPGKENMPGDPTSNATSRGAEGPLPPPSMPAVAGAAGGLALLLLGVAGAGGAMCWRRRRAKPSESRHPGPGSFGRGGSLGLGGGAVMGPREAEPGELGIALRGGGAADPPFCPHYEKVSGDYGHPVYIVQDGPPQSPPNIYYKV